The proteins below come from a single Acaryochloris sp. CCMEE 5410 genomic window:
- a CDS encoding 2-phosphosulfolactate phosphatase family protein has translation MKLFVYHTPEEIPNNRLPGCAVVIDVLRASSTIAAAINAGASAVQVFSDIEPLLEASETVEEDKRIRAGERGGRKVKACEFGNSPLAFTPENTEGRRLFLSTTNGTRCSESVRNASKVIMASLTNRQAVVNYLATKRPGTVWLVGSGWEGSYSLEDTVCAGAIIDGILAVGKTPLSKLAGNDEAIAAVSLFRQWQDQLPELLTSASHGQRLLKMRGKADVAYCSQLDVLDTLPIQKD, from the coding sequence GTGAAATTATTCGTTTACCATACCCCTGAAGAGATTCCCAATAATCGTCTCCCCGGCTGTGCCGTCGTTATCGACGTATTGCGCGCCAGCAGCACCATCGCAGCGGCCATCAACGCAGGCGCATCAGCCGTCCAAGTTTTTAGTGATATTGAACCATTATTAGAAGCCAGCGAAACAGTAGAGGAAGACAAACGGATTCGGGCAGGTGAACGAGGCGGCCGGAAAGTCAAAGCCTGTGAATTTGGGAACTCCCCCTTAGCCTTTACCCCCGAGAACACCGAAGGCCGTCGATTATTTTTAAGTACAACCAACGGGACCCGCTGTTCCGAGAGCGTCCGGAACGCCTCCAAAGTGATCATGGCCTCCTTGACCAACCGTCAAGCCGTCGTGAACTATCTCGCCACCAAGCGTCCTGGGACCGTTTGGCTCGTGGGTTCTGGTTGGGAAGGCAGCTATTCCCTAGAAGATACCGTCTGTGCCGGTGCGATTATTGATGGCATCTTAGCCGTAGGCAAGACCCCCCTCAGTAAACTAGCCGGGAATGACGAAGCCATCGCCGCCGTTTCCTTATTTCGTCAATGGCAAGACCAGTTGCCCGAATTATTGACCAGTGCCAGTCATGGTCAGCGGTTATTAAAGATGCGGGGTAAAGCCGACGTTGCTTATTGCTCCCAGCTAGACGTATTGGATACCTTACCAATTCAAAAGGATTAG
- a CDS encoding high light inducible protein gives MTASVRGRRGGKVAVQTELPTSVLSNFENEWWAGNVRMTDLSGMLLGAHLCHAALMSVVPGAFIVQEVARYQPGVSLPDQGMIFMPHLAALGVGIGAGGEVVDTYPFFVIGVLHFFIAAVCCAAGLFHTFRGEADLNDAPDESYAAAFRYEWDNFESLSTIIGHHLVFISVACLIFAVNAAYGTGMYDINTDTVHQISPNLNPVTLLGYLFGFTPNGWSGAGMAAVDNMEDVIGGHFLIGVIDLLGAAFHILYRKPTPIFNKRPVYSPANGGWTISEGILNGEIILSWSVAAVGFMGISSSLFIRYCDVAYPPIFHGVDRTGAATLQLILGLVWMLGGGLWHGLRGERLHALTK, from the coding sequence GTGACCGCATCTGTACGAGGAAGAAGAGGCGGCAAGGTAGCCGTCCAAACTGAATTACCGACATCCGTATTAAGCAACTTTGAGAACGAATGGTGGGCCGGCAACGTTCGGATGACCGACCTATCCGGTATGCTTTTGGGTGCTCACCTATGCCATGCCGCCTTAATGAGCGTCGTTCCAGGCGCCTTCATCGTTCAAGAAGTAGCCCGTTATCAGCCGGGAGTCTCCCTGCCAGATCAAGGGATGATCTTCATGCCCCACCTAGCCGCTCTTGGTGTTGGCATTGGAGCAGGTGGCGAAGTCGTTGACACCTACCCGTTCTTCGTCATTGGAGTCCTGCACTTTTTCATAGCAGCCGTATGTTGCGCAGCCGGGTTATTCCACACCTTCCGAGGAGAAGCAGACCTGAACGATGCTCCTGACGAGAGCTATGCAGCTGCCTTCCGGTATGAGTGGGACAACTTTGAGAGCCTCTCTACCATCATTGGTCATCACCTCGTCTTCATCAGCGTGGCCTGTCTAATATTTGCCGTCAACGCTGCCTATGGCACCGGCATGTATGACATCAACACAGACACCGTGCACCAAATCAGTCCTAACTTAAATCCTGTAACCCTTTTGGGCTACCTTTTCGGATTTACCCCCAACGGTTGGAGCGGTGCTGGAATGGCAGCAGTCGACAACATGGAAGACGTGATTGGCGGCCACTTCTTGATTGGTGTGATTGACCTATTGGGTGCAGCCTTCCATATTCTTTATCGCAAGCCTACCCCCATCTTCAACAAGCGTCCTGTTTACTCTCCCGCCAATGGAGGCTGGACCATTTCTGAAGGGATTCTGAACGGTGAAATCATTCTGTCATGGAGTGTTGCAGCCGTAGGTTTCATGGGCATTAGCTCCTCCCTATTCATCCGCTACTGTGATGTGGCCTATCCCCCCATCTTCCATGGCGTAGATCGGACAGGTGCTGCCACCCTTCAGCTCATCCTGGGTCTAGTTTGGATGTTAGGTGGCGGCCTTTGGCATGGACTGCGCGGTGAAAGACTCCACGCTCTGACCAAATAA
- a CDS encoding chlorophyll a/b binding light-harvesting protein has product MQTYGQTDVEYGWWSANSRFTDYSGQFLAAHNGQIASMCFWAGSFTLFEVSRFNPDLPVYQQNLVCIPQLARAGWGVAAGGAVVDTYPYFAIAMIHLVAAAILGAGALYGVTKGPKVLADSEFSGAQRFHFEWDDFETQGRILGHHLLFLGAACLLFATWACTHGVYDPVAGEVRAISPSLNLVRFFKYGWATPGFNPYFVNNLEDVIGGHFFVSSLYIAGGIWHILVKPWPYTDKLYVKSGEALLAYALAGLAFAGFNAAYFCSVNDVVFPVELFGPVLEAKLNVTPYFAETLDASDGGHTTRFWISNFHYYWAFYCLQGHLFHALRAYGFDFRRIPRALASLTPQAN; this is encoded by the coding sequence ATGCAAACTTATGGACAAACCGACGTTGAGTACGGCTGGTGGTCTGCGAACTCCCGCTTTACCGACTACAGCGGCCAATTCTTAGCTGCCCATAACGGCCAAATTGCCTCCATGTGCTTTTGGGCCGGTTCTTTTACCTTATTTGAAGTATCCCGTTTTAACCCCGACTTACCCGTTTATCAACAAAATTTAGTTTGTATTCCCCAGCTAGCTCGTGCCGGATGGGGGGTTGCAGCTGGTGGTGCTGTTGTTGATACCTACCCCTACTTTGCGATCGCAATGATTCACCTTGTTGCTGCTGCAATTTTAGGTGCTGGTGCTCTCTATGGCGTTACCAAAGGCCCTAAGGTCCTAGCTGATAGCGAATTTTCTGGCGCTCAAAGATTTCATTTCGAGTGGGATGATTTTGAGACTCAAGGTCGTATCCTTGGGCATCACCTTCTGTTCTTAGGTGCTGCTTGCTTGTTATTTGCAACTTGGGCTTGTACTCATGGCGTTTACGATCCAGTAGCTGGTGAAGTCCGGGCCATCTCTCCCAGTCTGAACTTAGTTAGATTTTTCAAATACGGCTGGGCTACTCCTGGATTCAATCCTTACTTTGTCAACAATCTAGAAGATGTAATTGGTGGACATTTCTTTGTTTCCTCCCTTTACATCGCTGGTGGTATTTGGCATATTCTTGTAAAGCCTTGGCCTTACACAGATAAGCTTTATGTGAAGTCTGGTGAAGCTCTACTAGCTTATGCTCTTGCTGGACTGGCTTTCGCAGGGTTTAATGCAGCCTATTTCTGCTCCGTAAACGACGTTGTATTTCCCGTTGAGCTTTTTGGTCCAGTATTGGAAGCCAAGCTAAACGTTACCCCCTATTTTGCAGAAACCTTAGATGCATCTGATGGTGGTCACACTACACGTTTTTGGATCTCTAACTTCCATTACTATTGGGCTTTCTATTGTCTTCAGGGGCATCTCTTCCATGCGTTGCGTGCTTATGGATTTGACTTCCGTCGTATCCCCCGTGCCCTAGCTAGCCTAACTCCTCAGGCAAACTAA
- a CDS encoding NADH dehydrogenase subunit K has translation MQDQQIINPISQSQIPQELSENVILSSVSDLYDWARLSSLWPLMYGTACCFIEIAAMIGSRFDFDRFGLVPRSSPRQADLIITAGTVTMKMAPALVRLYEQMPDPKYVIAMGACTITGGMFSSDSTTAVRGVDKLIPVDVYLPGCPPRPEAVMDAIVKLRKKIANEDVRERGNLMQTHRYYSTTHQMKVVPPIHTGVYLEAAARKSPAAALGAGVGEDMTPALVAEAEKEEA, from the coding sequence ATGCAGGACCAACAGATAATTAATCCAATTTCTCAATCTCAGATCCCTCAAGAGCTGTCTGAGAATGTGATTTTGTCTTCCGTGAGTGATCTCTACGATTGGGCAAGACTCTCTAGCCTTTGGCCCTTAATGTATGGAACTGCTTGCTGCTTTATTGAAATTGCAGCCATGATCGGCTCCCGATTTGATTTTGATCGCTTTGGCCTGGTTCCTCGTTCTAGCCCACGTCAGGCGGACTTAATCATTACGGCCGGAACCGTAACCATGAAAATGGCCCCTGCTCTTGTTCGCCTCTACGAGCAAATGCCCGATCCGAAATATGTGATTGCGATGGGTGCCTGCACCATCACAGGCGGTATGTTCAGCAGTGACTCTACAACTGCAGTACGCGGGGTTGACAAGCTGATTCCTGTTGATGTCTATTTGCCTGGCTGCCCGCCTCGTCCTGAAGCAGTGATGGATGCCATTGTTAAGTTGCGCAAAAAGATCGCCAATGAGGATGTGCGTGAGCGGGGCAATTTAATGCAGACCCATCGCTATTACAGCACAACCCATCAGATGAAAGTGGTCCCCCCCATTCACACGGGTGTCTATCTGGAGGCTGCTGCGCGTAAATCTCCTGCGGCTGCTTTAGGTGCGGGTGTGGGTGAAGATATGACACCTGCATTGGTGGCTGAAGCTGAGAAGGAAGAAGCCTAA
- the pheS gene encoding phenylalanine--tRNA ligase subunit alpha, giving the protein MTSDLETQLQQLQTEAAAAITTADTLDALETLRVSYLGKKGQLSQILKGMGKLDASERPKIGGLANQVKEALQQGLEQKKSDLNQAAIAAQLTAETLDVTMPGTYVPQGHIHPLNSTIDKALDIFVGLGYTIAQGPEMETDYYNFEALNTPPDHPARDMQDTFYLPDGNLLRTHTSAVQIHYMEDHEPPIRIAAPGRCYRRDTEDATHAAVFHQIEILAVDKGLTFTDLKGTIKVFIEQMFGEVPIRFRASYFPFTEPSAEVDVQWKGRWLEVLGCGMVDPNVLKNVGYDPEVYTGFAAGFGVERFAMVLHQIDDIRRLYTSDLRFLRQF; this is encoded by the coding sequence ATGACCAGTGATCTGGAAACTCAGTTGCAACAGCTTCAAACAGAGGCTGCTGCAGCTATAACCACTGCGGATACCCTAGATGCCTTAGAAACACTGCGGGTGAGCTATTTGGGTAAAAAAGGCCAGCTGTCTCAGATCCTTAAGGGAATGGGCAAGCTGGATGCGTCGGAGCGTCCCAAGATTGGGGGATTAGCTAACCAGGTCAAGGAAGCGCTGCAACAGGGGTTAGAACAAAAAAAATCGGATCTCAATCAGGCTGCTATTGCTGCTCAACTGACTGCAGAGACTCTGGATGTGACTATGCCTGGGACCTACGTTCCTCAAGGGCATATTCACCCCCTGAATAGCACCATCGATAAAGCCTTAGATATCTTTGTGGGCTTGGGGTATACCATTGCCCAAGGGCCTGAGATGGAAACGGACTACTACAACTTTGAAGCCCTAAATACCCCGCCTGATCACCCAGCACGGGATATGCAAGATACGTTTTATCTCCCGGATGGTAATCTGCTCCGCACCCATACTTCTGCGGTTCAGATTCATTACATGGAAGACCACGAACCACCCATTCGGATTGCAGCCCCTGGGCGCTGTTACCGTCGGGATACTGAAGATGCCACCCACGCTGCTGTATTCCACCAGATTGAGATTTTAGCAGTGGATAAGGGGCTGACCTTTACGGATCTCAAAGGCACGATCAAAGTTTTTATTGAGCAAATGTTTGGTGAGGTGCCCATCCGGTTTCGAGCGAGCTATTTTCCTTTTACTGAACCCTCTGCTGAGGTGGATGTGCAGTGGAAGGGCCGATGGCTTGAGGTCTTGGGTTGCGGCATGGTCGATCCCAATGTCCTCAAAAACGTGGGCTATGATCCAGAGGTCTATACTGGGTTTGCTGCAGGCTTCGGGGTGGAGCGATTTGCGATGGTCCTTCACCAGATTGATGATATTCGACGGTTATATACCAGTGATTTGCGTTTCTTGCGTCAATTTTAG
- a CDS encoding Uma2 family endonuclease, with product MRSHPSLKPLDPDHPSAPPWPTMYDLPSEYPEELGLPDEFHDLQPQLLSATFRLSDVARDQIFTGTDLNVYYDLQHPLWHKRPDWFAAVGVPRFYNQTELRLSYVVWDEGVAPAVVVELLSPGTEKEDLGQTTAAEGQPPTKWQVYEQILKIPYYIIYDRYSGKLQGYQWLEGHYQSLDIQNKCIHLPQLSLSLGLWQGDYDGIYWEWLRWLDTDHQWIPTPLEQAQQQLGQTEQQLEQAETKAARLAEQLRALGIDPDQI from the coding sequence GTGCGATCGCATCCCTCCTTGAAACCATTAGATCCAGATCATCCCTCGGCTCCCCCTTGGCCCACCATGTACGATCTGCCGAGTGAGTATCCCGAGGAGCTGGGTTTGCCGGACGAATTTCATGATTTACAGCCTCAGCTTCTGAGTGCTACCTTCCGGCTGTCGGATGTAGCGCGGGATCAGATTTTTACCGGTACAGATCTCAATGTTTACTATGACTTGCAACATCCCCTCTGGCATAAGCGACCGGACTGGTTTGCCGCAGTGGGCGTTCCCCGCTTTTACAATCAAACGGAACTGCGCTTAAGCTATGTGGTCTGGGACGAGGGCGTCGCGCCTGCGGTGGTGGTGGAGTTGTTGTCTCCAGGAACGGAAAAGGAAGATCTTGGACAAACCACAGCTGCCGAGGGTCAACCGCCCACGAAATGGCAGGTGTATGAACAGATCTTGAAAATTCCTTACTACATAATTTATGACCGCTACAGTGGCAAATTACAGGGATATCAATGGCTTGAGGGTCACTATCAGTCCCTAGACATTCAAAACAAGTGCATACATCTGCCCCAGTTGAGCTTAAGTCTGGGGCTGTGGCAGGGAGATTATGATGGCATTTATTGGGAATGGTTGCGCTGGCTGGATACAGATCACCAATGGATTCCGACTCCCCTAGAGCAAGCTCAGCAGCAGCTCGGTCAAACAGAACAGCAGCTAGAACAAGCCGAGACCAAGGCTGCCCGGTTGGCAGAACAACTACGAGCATTGGGGATTGACCCCGATCAAATTTAG
- the dusB gene encoding tRNA dihydrouridine synthase DusB, with the protein MIVAPPIDQAIPHLRADNLRADLSTPLQIGPFAVNSRVLQSPLSGVTDLVFRRLVRRYAPESMLYTEMVHASQVCHARELSKVMDVDLDEQPISVQLFDCRPHFLAEAAQMAVQEGADTIDLNMGCPVNKITKKGGGSSLLRAPETAEAIVRAVVAAVDVPVTVKTRIGWKDDEINILEFAQRMQDAGAKMITVHGRTRAQGYNGPAQWQWIKQVKEKLSIPVIANGDIVSVESAMACLEMTGADGVMCSRGTLGYPYLVGEIDYFLKTGQQKDPPTIIERLQCAREHLQGLWEYKGIKGIHQARKHMTWYVKGFVGAAELRDRLCRINSVEEGLDLLDQTIDGNPTPQT; encoded by the coding sequence ATGATAGTTGCGCCACCAATTGATCAAGCCATTCCCCACCTAAGAGCAGACAACCTAAGAGCTGACCTCTCTACCCCCCTTCAGATCGGTCCCTTTGCTGTAAATAGTCGGGTGTTGCAATCGCCCTTATCGGGGGTTACGGATTTGGTCTTTCGACGGTTGGTGCGACGATATGCCCCCGAATCAATGCTCTATACGGAAATGGTCCACGCTAGCCAGGTCTGCCATGCCCGTGAACTCTCCAAAGTCATGGATGTGGATTTGGATGAGCAGCCGATCAGCGTACAGCTGTTTGATTGCCGTCCTCATTTTCTAGCAGAAGCCGCCCAAATGGCAGTCCAGGAAGGTGCAGACACCATTGATTTAAATATGGGTTGCCCCGTCAATAAGATCACCAAGAAAGGCGGTGGATCTTCGCTGTTGCGGGCTCCAGAAACGGCTGAAGCCATTGTTCGAGCAGTGGTGGCAGCGGTTGATGTGCCTGTGACAGTCAAGACCCGCATTGGCTGGAAAGATGACGAAATCAATATCCTGGAGTTTGCTCAACGGATGCAGGATGCAGGGGCAAAAATGATTACGGTGCATGGGCGCACCCGAGCCCAGGGATACAATGGCCCCGCTCAGTGGCAGTGGATTAAACAGGTCAAAGAGAAGTTGTCGATTCCAGTGATTGCCAACGGCGATATTGTCTCTGTTGAGTCGGCGATGGCCTGTTTGGAAATGACTGGGGCAGATGGGGTCATGTGTTCGCGCGGGACCTTGGGGTATCCCTATTTGGTGGGAGAAATTGATTATTTCTTAAAAACTGGACAGCAAAAAGACCCGCCCACCATTATTGAGCGATTGCAATGTGCACGGGAGCATTTGCAAGGGTTATGGGAGTACAAAGGCATCAAAGGGATTCATCAAGCCCGTAAGCATATGACTTGGTATGTGAAGGGGTTTGTTGGTGCGGCTGAATTACGAGATCGCCTCTGCCGGATCAATAGCGTCGAAGAAGGTCTAGATTTATTGGACCAAACCATAGACGGTAATCCCACCCCGCAGACTTAA
- a CDS encoding M3 family metallopeptidase, with amino-acid sequence MSNDTPIAAQDNPLLLCEGLPPFDQIEAEHVLPAITQLLAELEQDLQTLEAEVQPTWTGLVEPLEQLGDRLSWSWGIIGHLMGVKNSPELREAYEAGQPKVVEFINRLSQSRPIYNAYKQLQQSPDWSQLDPAQQRIVESAIRDAELSGVGLTGEAKERFNQIQLELANLSTQFSNHVLDATKAFNILLTNPKEVAGLPPSLLSLAAQAARAVGEKDSTPEHGPWLMTLDIPCFGPFMQHSQRRDLREKLYRAYISRASAGEFDNTDIIDRILELRKEEAKLLGFETYAEASLASKMAPTVSAVETLQEQLRQASFDQATAELDTLKTFAQEQGSEEDSDLKHWDISFWAERQREAKFDITDEQLRPYFPLPQVLDGLFNLINRLFGVTVTAADGQAPVWQEDVRYFQVANEQGEPIAHFYLDPYSRPAEKRGGAWMDECLGRAQFRRGDTVKTRLPVAYLICNQTPPVDGKPSLMTFREVETLFHEFGHGLQHMLTQVDYAGAAGINNVEWDAVELPSQFMENWCYDRQTLMGMAKHYETGESLPEEYYQKLLAARTYMSGSAMLRQLHFGMVDMELHHNYEPGGSEQVKQVRDRIAKTTTVLPPLPEDSFLCSFGHIFAGGYSAGYYSYKWAEVLSADAFSAFEEAGLENDAAIRETGRRFRDTVLALGGSQHPMEVFKSFRGREPSTEALLRHSGLKAEV; translated from the coding sequence ATGAGCAACGACACCCCCATCGCCGCCCAGGATAATCCCCTCCTCCTCTGTGAAGGCTTACCCCCTTTTGACCAAATTGAGGCGGAGCACGTGCTACCTGCCATCACCCAGTTATTAGCTGAGCTAGAGCAAGACTTACAAACCCTGGAAGCAGAGGTCCAACCCACTTGGACGGGATTGGTGGAGCCTTTAGAACAGCTCGGAGACCGATTGAGCTGGAGCTGGGGTATTATCGGGCATTTGATGGGAGTCAAGAATTCTCCAGAGTTACGGGAAGCCTATGAAGCAGGCCAACCCAAGGTAGTGGAATTTATTAACCGCTTGAGTCAGAGTCGTCCCATTTACAATGCCTATAAGCAGCTTCAACAGAGTCCAGACTGGTCTCAGCTTGATCCCGCCCAGCAGCGCATCGTGGAGAGTGCCATTCGGGATGCAGAGCTGTCAGGAGTGGGTCTCACTGGAGAAGCAAAAGAGCGGTTCAATCAAATTCAGCTAGAACTAGCGAATCTCTCGACTCAGTTCTCCAACCATGTCTTAGATGCCACCAAGGCCTTCAATATCTTATTGACCAATCCCAAGGAAGTCGCAGGCTTGCCGCCGAGTTTATTAAGTCTGGCAGCTCAGGCAGCCCGAGCCGTAGGGGAGAAAGACTCAACACCCGAACATGGTCCCTGGTTGATGACCCTCGATATTCCCTGTTTTGGCCCTTTTATGCAACATAGCCAGCGCCGTGACTTACGAGAAAAGCTCTATCGCGCCTATATTAGTCGGGCCTCTGCAGGGGAATTTGATAACACCGACATTATTGACCGGATTCTGGAGCTGCGGAAAGAAGAAGCCAAGCTGCTCGGCTTCGAGACCTATGCGGAAGCGAGTCTCGCCAGCAAAATGGCCCCCACGGTGTCTGCCGTTGAAACCTTACAGGAGCAGCTTCGACAAGCCAGTTTCGATCAAGCCACTGCAGAACTCGACACCCTGAAAACCTTTGCCCAGGAACAGGGATCTGAGGAAGACAGCGATCTAAAACATTGGGATATCAGTTTCTGGGCCGAACGCCAGCGGGAAGCCAAGTTTGATATTACCGATGAGCAACTGCGCCCCTATTTCCCCTTGCCCCAGGTCTTAGATGGCTTATTTAATCTAATCAATCGTCTATTTGGGGTGACGGTGACCGCCGCCGATGGCCAAGCACCGGTTTGGCAGGAAGATGTGCGCTATTTTCAAGTGGCCAATGAACAGGGAGAACCCATTGCCCATTTCTACTTGGATCCCTACTCTCGACCTGCAGAGAAGCGGGGCGGGGCCTGGATGGATGAATGTTTGGGTCGTGCCCAGTTCCGTCGGGGCGATACGGTTAAGACTCGCTTACCCGTCGCCTACCTGATTTGCAATCAGACCCCCCCGGTAGATGGTAAACCCAGTTTAATGACCTTCCGAGAGGTGGAAACCCTCTTCCATGAGTTCGGCCATGGGTTGCAGCATATGCTCACCCAGGTGGATTATGCCGGGGCAGCAGGCATCAACAATGTGGAATGGGATGCCGTCGAACTGCCCAGCCAATTTATGGAAAATTGGTGCTACGACCGCCAAACCCTGATGGGGATGGCCAAGCATTATGAGACAGGGGAGTCATTGCCAGAAGAGTATTACCAGAAGCTATTGGCGGCTCGCACCTATATGAGCGGCAGCGCGATGCTGCGGCAGCTCCACTTTGGCATGGTGGATATGGAATTGCATCATAACTATGAGCCTGGTGGTTCTGAGCAAGTGAAACAGGTGCGCGATCGCATCGCCAAAACCACCACTGTCCTACCCCCTCTACCCGAAGATTCTTTCCTCTGTTCCTTTGGTCACATTTTTGCCGGAGGATATTCCGCAGGATATTACAGCTACAAATGGGCCGAAGTGCTCAGTGCCGACGCCTTTTCTGCCTTTGAAGAAGCTGGCCTCGAAAATGACGCCGCCATTCGAGAGACGGGCCGCCGCTTTCGCGACACCGTTTTAGCATTAGGCGGAAGTCAACATCCCATGGAGGTCTTTAAATCCTTTCGAGGGCGAGAACCCAGCACAGAAGCGTTGCTACGCCATAGTGGTCTCAAAGCTGAGGTCTAA
- a CDS encoding serine/threonine-protein kinase: protein MSQCLNPECLHSNASDSTTCQQCGWSLLLGGHYRALHSLGTGGFSNTFSAVDEHRLQSPCVIKQFIPPQLDPSRVEKSIALFRQEASILKELGNHPQIPSLLAFLEQDGQLYLIQEFIEGQDLFQEAIEKGPFSEQQIQQLFTELLPILQFIHERQVVHRDIKPGNILRQENGSLVLIDFGGSLQLEGSFRPVTGTPGYASPEQLKGQVEAASDLHSLAVTAIRLLTGYLAQEDSDPFANAQQRHQVWHRLKVNVSPELTQIFDNLLHPDIQQRYQSATEVWQALSPNANLSSTPSPSLQTLSSPLQPKMTTSASIPDLKSDVGANYTHLKDLLTQQNFAAADQETWNLMLKIAGMTTQETLNIQVVQNFPLQDLKTLDSLWTEYSGGHFGFSAQRQIYQRLGGSLTLDYAVWQTFGKQVGWFSEEQWQDYANLKFTLSAPIGHLPACFADPLNRQGVDRGVCGWWRLGFVTLLHRLASSVDE from the coding sequence ATGTCTCAGTGTCTTAATCCTGAGTGCTTGCACTCTAATGCCAGTGATAGTACAACCTGTCAACAATGTGGTTGGTCTCTACTCCTAGGCGGGCACTATCGTGCTCTTCACTCCCTGGGAACAGGGGGGTTTTCAAATACCTTTTCGGCAGTAGATGAGCACCGTTTGCAGTCCCCATGCGTGATCAAGCAGTTCATTCCTCCTCAACTTGATCCAAGCCGGGTCGAAAAATCAATCGCTCTTTTTCGCCAAGAAGCATCGATATTAAAAGAACTGGGCAATCATCCTCAAATCCCTTCGTTATTGGCATTCCTAGAACAGGACGGACAGCTATATCTCATCCAAGAATTTATTGAAGGGCAAGATCTCTTTCAAGAAGCCATCGAAAAAGGCCCCTTTAGCGAACAACAGATCCAACAACTGTTTACAGAATTGCTGCCGATCTTGCAATTTATTCATGAACGACAAGTCGTCCACCGAGATATCAAACCTGGCAATATTCTTCGTCAAGAGAACGGATCCCTTGTATTAATTGACTTTGGGGGGTCCTTACAATTGGAAGGCTCGTTTCGCCCTGTCACTGGAACACCTGGCTATGCATCCCCAGAACAGCTCAAAGGCCAAGTCGAGGCAGCTAGCGACTTACATAGCTTGGCGGTCACCGCTATACGCCTCCTGACAGGCTATCTGGCCCAAGAAGACTCAGACCCTTTCGCCAATGCGCAGCAACGGCACCAAGTCTGGCATCGCCTCAAGGTCAATGTTAGCCCTGAATTAACGCAAATCTTTGATAATCTTCTCCATCCAGACATTCAACAACGGTATCAGTCAGCCACCGAAGTATGGCAAGCCCTCAGTCCCAACGCCAACCTTTCATCTACCCCTTCCCCTAGTCTTCAGACCCTGTCGTCTCCCCTTCAACCCAAAATGACGACCTCGGCATCAATCCCTGACCTAAAAAGCGATGTAGGGGCAAATTACACCCATTTAAAAGACTTATTAACCCAGCAAAATTTCGCGGCTGCTGACCAAGAAACTTGGAATCTGATGCTAAAAATTGCGGGTATGACCACACAAGAGACCCTCAATATTCAGGTGGTTCAGAATTTTCCTCTCCAGGATCTAAAAACTTTAGATTCTTTGTGGACAGAGTATAGTGGCGGGCACTTTGGATTTTCAGCTCAAAGACAAATCTACCAACGACTCGGTGGTTCTCTAACGTTAGATTATGCCGTTTGGCAAACCTTTGGGAAGCAAGTCGGTTGGTTTAGTGAGGAGCAATGGCAGGACTATGCCAACTTAAAATTTACCCTCAGTGCACCGATCGGTCACCTGCCGGCTTGTTTTGCTGATCCCCTTAATCGTCAAGGGGTTGACCGGGGGGTTTGTGGATGGTGGCGCTTAGGATTTGTAACCCTTCTGCATCGTCTGGCATCATCAGTTGATGAATGA